In the genome of Quercus robur chromosome 3, dhQueRobu3.1, whole genome shotgun sequence, one region contains:
- the LOC126718090 gene encoding protein TIFY 9, translated as MAKATVELDFFGMEKEGSSSSSSSSKSQFQKFLDRQRSIRGMQSAISKINPEVLKSVIGSGSVNNGSGSVPSSPNREQILFPVLPVSSAPTLRPSSENLSDSAPLTIFYNGTVSIFDVPRDKAETILKLAVDGTSKAVENTLDPKIAVPSSGQEQLLHTLNGDLPIARHKSLQRFLEKRKERLTSVSPYSCYT; from the exons aTGGCAAAGGCAACCGTTGAGCTTGACTTTTTTGGAATGGAGAAAGAGggttcttcctcttcttcctcttcctccaaATCCCAGTTCCAAAAGTTTCTCGATCGCCAGAGAAGCATTCGAG GAATGCAGAGTGCCATTTCGAAGATTAACCCTGAGGTTCTGAAATCTGTGATTGGGTCTGGTTCGGTGAACAATGGCTCAGGTTCAGTGCCCTCGAGTCCAAACAGAGAGCAAATTCTCTTCCCTGTTTTGCCTGTCTCTTCTGCTCCTACACTCAG GCCTAGTTCGGAGAACCTTTCAGATTCAGCCCCTTTGACTATATTTTACAATGGTACTGTCTCCATTTTCGATGTGCCTCGAGACAAG GCGGAGACCATTTTGAAGCTTGCTGTGGATGGAACCTCGAAAGCTGTTGAAAATACATTGGACCCAAAAATTGCAGTTCCTTCAAGCGGCCAAGAACAACTACTCCATACACTCAATGGAG ATCTGCCAATAGCGCGACATAAGTCGTTGCAAAGATTCTTAGAGAAGCGCAAGGAGAG GCTGACTTCCGTTTCGCCTTACAGTTGCTACACCTAA